Within the Emticicia oligotrophica DSM 17448 genome, the region CTCATTAAATCCATCAAAAGGATGTTATGGTCACAGGCAAGGTTTACTTCTTCAAAAGTTGGAGCAGCCTCAAATTGAGCTGGAGCAACTTCATTATGGCGAGTACGAACTGGAATTCCTAATTTTAACGCTTCAAACTCAAAATCAACCATAAACGCATTAACACGTGGCGGAATTGAACCAAAATAATGGTCATCAAGTTGTTGTCCCTTAGCTGGAGCATGGCCAAAAACAGTGCGTCCTGCCATCATTAAGTCTGGACGAGCATTAAATAATGATTTATCAACTAAAAAATATTCTTGTTCTGCACCTAAGGTAGCTGAAACTTTCTCAACATGACGGTCAAAGATGACAGCAACTTCAGTAGCTGCTTTATCAAGAGCATGTAAAGATTTTAACAGAGGAGATTTTGAATCTAATAGTTCACCCGTGTATGATACAAAAATCGAAGGGATACAAAGTGTACCAGTACCCGCTTCATTATACATAATAAAGGCTGGTGAGGTAGGGTCCCATGCGGTATAACCACGAGCTTCAAAAGTTGCACGAATACCTCCATTTGGAAAAGAAGAAGCATCTGGTTCTTGTTGCGTAAGGGCACTTCCTTTAAATTTTTCTACTGCTTTTCCATCGAGATTAATATCAAAAAAAGCATCATGTTTCTCCGCAGAACCACCTGTTAGTGGCTGAAACCAGTGAGTGTAGTGGGTTGCTCCTTTTGAAACAGCCCATGATTTCATGGCTGCTGCCACTTCGTCGGCAATTTCGCGGTCTATTTTATCTCCATTTTTAATGGCTGCCGTTACTTTCATATAAGCTTCTGGAGAAAGCATGGCACGCATTACTTCATCATTAAAAATGTTTGAACCATAAAATTCGGTTACTTTTCCTGTTGGAATTTCTACTTTAGTTGCAGTTCTACTTTGAGCTTCTTCAACTGCTTTGAATCTTAGTCTTGCCATTGCTTTTAAAATTTACGAATAATATTTTTAGTGTGTCTTTCTGATTTAATCTGCTTATTTATTAATTTACAGAGTTTTTTTGATAATTATTGGGACAAAATTCTTAAAACCCTTTCTTTTAGCGATTTAGGTCATTGAAAGAATCAAAGAATTTTCAATTTTCAATTCTTATCTTATATTTGGGCTAAATTAAGCAAATCAAAGCAATTAAATGAAAGAACGCTTACAATTTCTATTAATTTATTTTTGTTTCTGGGTTATATACTTTTTGAGTGCAAGAGTAATATTTTTGAGTTATCATATTGAAGATACAAAATTATTAACATTGGAAACTGTTTGGGGAATCTTTTGGAATGGAATTCGAATGGATTTTTCAATGTCGGGTTATTTATCAGTGTTACCTTTTTTATTAGTTACCATTTCAAACTTTATCAAAAAAAGTCGGCTTGAAAACTGGATTTTCTCCTACACTTTTGTTGCAGTTTTCTTTATAACATTAATTGTCGTAATTGACCTTCAGGTTTTCAATACTTGGGGTTATAGACTTGATGCAACCCCATTGTATTACTTAAAATCTCCAAAAGAAGCTTGGGCATCTGTTAGTTCTTCTCCACTCTTGCAATTATTTATTAGTTTCATAATTTTACTTATAATTGCCTCATATATTGTATACAGAATTATAACACGAAATATTGATAACTGGAATTACATTGATAATCTACCTTTTATTCCTATTTCAGCCTTCTGCTTAATTGCTTTGATAATTCCAATTCGCGGAAGTTTGGGTATTGCACCAATGAATCAAAGTACAGTTTATTTTTCAAGTAATAATTTTGCTAATATTTCCGCAGTTAATGCTCCTTGGAATTTTATGAGTTCGATTGTAAATGGTACTTACGACAAAGTTAATCCATATACATACTTACCGAAGGAGACCTTGACAGATGCCATAAAAAAACTGTATGTCAACTCTAATTCTACTCAAAATATACTTAGGAAAGATTTGAAAAAGCCCAATGTGATTTTTATTATTTGGGAAAGTTTCACTAAAAAAGCAACCGAACAGAAAATTAATGGAGAAGAAGTTACGCCAAACTTCAATGCCCTAAAAAAAGAGGGAATTTATTTTTCTAACATTTATGCGAGTGGTGACAGAACTGATAAAGGGCTTCCTGCCATTTTGAGTGGATATCCTGCACAACCAACCAAATCTATCATTACTGAACCCAATAAATCAGCAAAGCTACCTGTATTGAGCAAAGATTTTGGAAATAATGGTTATACAACTGCATTTTACTACGGCGGTGAAACCGATTTTGCTAATATAAAATCGTATTTGTTTGAAGCAGATTTTCAAAGAATTGTGAGTAAGCAAGATTTTGACCCTAAAGATTGGAATTCCAAGTGGGGAGCACAAGATGGAGCGGTATTTACTCGTTTTTTGAGTGAACATGAAAAAATAAATCAACCATTTTTTTCTACTTTACTTACATTAAGTAGTCATGAGCCATTTGAAGTGCCAATTCAAACTAAATTTGTTGGCGAAGACGAACCTTCAAAGTTTATGAATGCCATGTATTACGCAGACCAGTCTTTGGGTAATTTTATTTCAGACGCAAAAAAACAATCTTGGTGGAATAATACGCTTATTGTAATCGTTGCTGACCACGGCCACAGAATTCCTGAAACAGGGAAAAAAATTGATGATTTTAAAATACCAATGCTTTGGTTGGGTGGGGCACTTGAAAAAACTGGAATTGAAGTCTCAAATGTTGGTTCACAAATAGATATTGCTTCAAGTGTACTTCGTCAAGCTGGTATAAACGCCTACGCTTATAACTGGAGCAAGAATATTTTTGATAATAAAGTAAAACCTTGGGCCTTTTTTTCATTTAATAATGGCTTTGGTTATGTGAAGCAAAATTCAATTGAAGAGAAATATTTGATTTTTGATAATATCGGTCAAAAAATAATTCAAAAAAAGGGTACTATCACAAACATAGAAATTGATGAAGGAAAGGCATTAATGCAAAGAATGTTTCAAGACTACCTAGATAAATAGTTTTTATTAATTTTTAATTTCAAAGCCTACTATTTCCCACATTTTTAGCTTACTTTCAATTCCACATACAATAAATCAAAATCCACAATTAATTGGATAATTTATTTCTGCACTTTTCTGTACAATAAAACAATTTTTTCCCAACCTGTGCTATCAGCACACAAAAAACTCTTGATTATGAAATTAAAATTTGACCAAGGCAACGGCGAAAGAGTCGTTCAAGGTTATCAGTATTTGGCTCCAAGTTCAAATGCGGAGCGTTACCGTGTATCTTCAAAATTAAAAGATGCCAAACTTCCTGCAAAAGTTGATTTGAGAACTTTCATGACTCCCGTAGAGGACCAAAAACAATTAAGTAGCTGTACGGCTAATGCTGTTGCGGGTGCATATGAGTATTTAATAAAAAAATATTTAAGTAAAAAAGCATTCGATGTTAGTAGATTATTTATTTACTATAATGCTCGTTTACGATCTGGTGGTCCGATTAAAGATTCAGGTAGCCATATTCAATATGCCGTAGATAGCTTGATGAAATTAGGAGCTTGTAAAGAAGATACTTGGCCCTATGAGATTAATAAAGTCAATGAAAAACCCAATGAAAAATCTTATGTGTCAGCTTCAGATTTTAAAATAGAAAATAAAAAATTGATACCTGTTAAACTTGATGATTGGAAAAGTGCTTTGGCAGAAGGATTCCCAATTGTTTTTGGTGTAGCATTGTTCGATTCTTTCGACCATTGTAATAAAAATGGTGGTGTTGTACCTATGCCAACTCCAGATGAGGCTTCAAGAAATGCTCATGGGCTACATGCTATGTTGTGTGTAGGTTATTCTGACGTTGATGAAATGTTTATTGTACGAAATTCGTGGGGAGAAAAATGGGGTGATAAAGGATATTGTTATATGCCTTATAAATACATCATTAATAGCAAGTTAAATATAGGAGATAGCTGGATTTTTGGTCGTTCCACGCCAATTCCAGATTCAGATGAAACTTGGATTGATGATAAAAAATCAGTCATAAATGATGGTAAAGGCTATGATAAAAAGAATTTTGATATCTATGATTCAAAAGATTACAAAAATTTTGATGCCCTTCAGGATATTGAAGTTATTGAGTATGATGAAGAAGAACCAGAAGAATATAGTGAACTTGAATATGAAGGTGAGGGAGAATATGATGAGATTTTAGATGAATATGAATCTCAATTTGAGGATGAAGAGGAAGAATACGACGAAGACGAAGAGGAGGAAGACGAAGAGGAGGAAGACGAAGAGGAGGAAGACGAAGAGGAGGAAGACGAAGAGGAGGAAGACGAAGAGGAAGAAGACGAAGAGGAAGAAGACGAAGAGGAAGAAGACGAAGAGGAAGAAGACGAAGAGGAAGAAGACGAAGAAGAGGAAGAAGAAGAGTACGACGAAGAAGAGGAAGAAGAGGAAGAGGAAGAAGAAGAAGAGGAAGAAGAAGAGGAAGAAGAGGAAGAAGAAGATTACGACGAAGAAGAGGAGGAGGAGGAGGGTGAAGAAGACGAGGAGTACGAAGAAGAGGCCGAAGAGGAAGAAGAGGAAGGTGGTGAAGAGGAAAGCTCTGAGGAAGAAGAAGAGTAACAAAAAGGCACGGATTTAAAGATTCCGTGCCTTTTTTGTTTTTATGAATTTCTATGAATATTAATATCTTTATAAAATGATAGTTTTTCGGTATCTTGGTTTAATTTTAAGTATATATACTCTCTAAAATATTAAATACTTAAAATGTTGGTTTAAATTTGAGTATTTTTATAGATTAAAATTAAAAAATATCAAGAAAGTGCCTTCGATTTATTCTTGGAAAAATAACAAAACCTAACAAATCGAATAAAAAGTTGTACTTTATAAAGAATTTAGAATATTTCACTAAAATAATTGCCTTTTAAAGAATATTGTATTGTTTTAGTTCTATATATTTGTATCATATTCTTTGATTGATAACCGCAATACATTAAAAAATTACAACAATGGCAAACGTTCCAGTAGCAAAATTAGAGTACATTTGGCTTGATGGTTACAAACCTACTCAAAGCCTTCGCAGCAAAACCAAAATTGAGAGAAACTTTAGTGGTAAATTAGAAGATTGCGATATGTGGTCGTTTGATGGTTCTTCAACTCAACAAGCACCAGGCGGTTCTTCTGACTGTTTATTAAAGCCAGTTTTCATTTGCCCAGACCCAACTCGTTTAGGTGCAGGTTTTCTTGTAATGTGTGAAGTTTTAAATGCTGATGGAACTCCACATGAGTCTAACGGTCGTGCTACTATCGATGACGAAGACAATGATTTTTGGTTCGGATTTGAACAAGAATATTTCTTGTGGAATAATGAAACAAACAAGCCTGTAGGTTTCCCAGCAAATGGTTACCCAGCTCCTCAAGGTCAATACTATTGTTCAGTGGGTGCAGCGAATGCATTCGGACGTGAAATGGTTGAAGAACACCTAGAAGTTTGTTTACAAGCAGGTTTGAACATTGAAGGTATCAACGCTGAGGTTGCTGCTGGACAATGGGAATTCCAAGGATTTGCTAAAGGTGCAAAGCAGGCAGGTGATGAAATGTGGGTTGCACGCTATTTATTAGAAAAAATCGGTGAAAAATATGGTATCTCAATCAACTGGCATTGTAAGCCTCTAGGCGACACTGACTGGAATGGTTCAGGTATGCACGCTAACTTCTCAAATACAATTCTGAGAACAGCTGGTAAAAAAGAAATTTATGATGCAGTTTGTGAAGCTTTTGCTCCTGTAGTTAAAGAACACATCGCAGTATATGGTGCAGATAACCACTTACGTTTAACAGGTAAACACGAAACACAGTCAATTGATAAATTCTCTTATGGTGTTTCTGACCGTGGTGCTTCAATTCGTATTCCGATTGCAGCTGTTCAAAAAGGATGGAAAGGATGGTTGGAAGATCGTCGTCCAAACTCTGCTGCTGACCCATACAAAGTTGCAGCTCGTATCATCAAAACTGTTAAAAGTGCAGTTATTCCTGCTCTATAACAACAAAGACTTTTTTTCGAATAATATTTTGTTCACAAAGCCCCATGACAATGTCGTGGGGTTTTTGTATTTATGATGAATTTAACTAATCAAGAAAAAAGAATGGCGGCAAGATATTTCCCTTGCCGCCATTATGATGTTATTTAACTTGGATTTAATTATTTATTTCTTTCAATCCATTTTCTTGCATTAACAAAAGCTTCTAACCACGGTGAAACCTCGTCATTTCTATGGTCAGGGTAGTGTGCCCAGTTCCATGGGAATGTAGAACGCTCAATATGAGGCATCATCACTAAATGACGACCAGTTTTATCGCACATCATAGCTGTATTGTAATCTGAGCCATTTGGATTGGCTGGATATTCGGAATACCCGTATTTTCCAACAATATTATATTTGTCTTCTGAATAAGGTAGACTGAACTTCCCTTCCCCATGTGAAACCCAAACACCTAAAGTTGCCCCTTCAAGGGTAGAAAGCATTATTGAATTATTTTTTTGAATGGTAACTGAAGTAAAAATACTTTCGTGTTTGTATGAGTTGTTGTGGTGTAATTTGCCATGAATTTCATGTTCTGGATTTATCAGTTCCAATTCCATCAATAATTGACAGCCATTACAAATACCAACAGACAAAGTATCTTCACGCTTGAAAAAGTTTTTAATAGCGGTATTGGCTTTTTCATTATACAAGAATGCACCTGCCCAACCTTTCGCCGAACCTAAAACATCAGAATTTGAAAATCCACCCACAGCACCTATGAATTGGATATCCTCTAATGTTTCTCGTCCAGAAATTAAGTCAGTCATGTGAACATCCTTTACATCAAAACCTGCTAAATACATTGCATTTGCCATTTCACGTTCAGAATTACTGCCTTTTTCACGGATGATTGCAGCTTTCGGTCTTGGCTTTGAGGAATCGATTGAAGGCTTTTTGCCATCAAATTGTGTTGGGAAATTGTATCTGAGAGGTTGATTTTTATAGTTTTTATACCTTTCAGCTGAAACACCATTTTGTGTTTGCTTAGAGTCTAATAAGAATGAAGTTTTAAACCAAGTATCACGAAGTTGGGCAATACTGAAACTAAAACTATCTTCAAAGTTTTTAATTGAAATGTTGCTACTTTCGATTACTGAACCAATTTTTTGAATTAAAATGCCATTTTTTTCAAAATCTGATTCAATTGTTGTATCTGCTTGGAAAACAATCGCTATATTTTCATTGAATAAAGTTTTGACAGAATCTTTTTCATTCAAGACTGTAAGGTCAATATTAGTAGCTAAGTTATTATCTGCAAAACACATTTCTAATAATGTAGTTATTAAACCACCGCTTCCAATATCATGCCCTGCATTAATTTTTCCTTCTTTGATAAGGTTTTGGAATAAATCAAAAGCTTTTTTAAAGTAAGTAGCATCATTTACAGTAGGTACTTCATTACCAATTTTATTAAGTACTTGTGCCAATGAACTTCCACCCAATTTGAAAGAATCATTTGATAAATTTAGATAATAAATATTTCCACCATTTCTTTTCAAAACTGGCTCAA harbors:
- a CDS encoding glutamine synthetase beta-grasp domain-containing protein — encoded protein: MANVPVAKLEYIWLDGYKPTQSLRSKTKIERNFSGKLEDCDMWSFDGSSTQQAPGGSSDCLLKPVFICPDPTRLGAGFLVMCEVLNADGTPHESNGRATIDDEDNDFWFGFEQEYFLWNNETNKPVGFPANGYPAPQGQYYCSVGAANAFGREMVEEHLEVCLQAGLNIEGINAEVAAGQWEFQGFAKGAKQAGDEMWVARYLLEKIGEKYGISINWHCKPLGDTDWNGSGMHANFSNTILRTAGKKEIYDAVCEAFAPVVKEHIAVYGADNHLRLTGKHETQSIDKFSYGVSDRGASIRIPIAAVQKGWKGWLEDRRPNSAADPYKVAARIIKTVKSAVIPAL
- a CDS encoding C1 family peptidase, with product MKLKFDQGNGERVVQGYQYLAPSSNAERYRVSSKLKDAKLPAKVDLRTFMTPVEDQKQLSSCTANAVAGAYEYLIKKYLSKKAFDVSRLFIYYNARLRSGGPIKDSGSHIQYAVDSLMKLGACKEDTWPYEINKVNEKPNEKSYVSASDFKIENKKLIPVKLDDWKSALAEGFPIVFGVALFDSFDHCNKNGGVVPMPTPDEASRNAHGLHAMLCVGYSDVDEMFIVRNSWGEKWGDKGYCYMPYKYIINSKLNIGDSWIFGRSTPIPDSDETWIDDKKSVINDGKGYDKKNFDIYDSKDYKNFDALQDIEVIEYDEEEPEEYSELEYEGEGEYDEILDEYESQFEDEEEEYDEDEEEEDEEEEDEEEEDEEEEDEEEEDEEEEDEEEEDEEEEDEEEEDEEEEDEEEEEEEYDEEEEEEEEEEEEEEEEEEEEEEEDYDEEEEEEEGEEDEEYEEEAEEEEEEGGEEESSEEEEE
- a CDS encoding LTA synthase family protein; the encoded protein is METVWGIFWNGIRMDFSMSGYLSVLPFLLVTISNFIKKSRLENWIFSYTFVAVFFITLIVVIDLQVFNTWGYRLDATPLYYLKSPKEAWASVSSSPLLQLFISFIILLIIASYIVYRIITRNIDNWNYIDNLPFIPISAFCLIALIIPIRGSLGIAPMNQSTVYFSSNNFANISAVNAPWNFMSSIVNGTYDKVNPYTYLPKETLTDAIKKLYVNSNSTQNILRKDLKKPNVIFIIWESFTKKATEQKINGEEVTPNFNALKKEGIYFSNIYASGDRTDKGLPAILSGYPAQPTKSIITEPNKSAKLPVLSKDFGNNGYTTAFYYGGETDFANIKSYLFEADFQRIVSKQDFDPKDWNSKWGAQDGAVFTRFLSEHEKINQPFFSTLLTLSSHEPFEVPIQTKFVGEDEPSKFMNAMYYADQSLGNFISDAKKQSWWNNTLIVIVADHGHRIPETGKKIDDFKIPMLWLGGALEKTGIEVSNVGSQIDIASSVLRQAGINAYAYNWSKNIFDNKVKPWAFFSFNNGFGYVKQNSIEEKYLIFDNIGQKIIQKKGTITNIEIDEGKALMQRMFQDYLDK